A window of the Lactuca sativa cultivar Salinas chromosome 5, Lsat_Salinas_v11, whole genome shotgun sequence genome harbors these coding sequences:
- the LOC111892533 gene encoding subtilisin-like protease SBT1.8, with product MASLLWLCFLVAILHPSCFTITTAKQTYIVQMNNHQKPTSYVTHHDWYADSLQSLASTNPDAILYSYTNAYHGFSASLDPDQVEALRQSESVLGVYEDTVYQLHTTRTPEFLGIENELGLWSGHTPQQLNAASHDVIIGVLDTGVWPESKSFDDAAMPAVPARWKGECEEGEDFKPTVCNKKLIGARKFSKGFRLAAGAISKEKESPRDQDGHGTHTSTTAAGAQVGNASLFGFASGTARGMSVHARVATYKVCWKTGCFGSDILAGMDRAISDGVDVLSMSLGGGSAPYFRDTIAIGAFKAMEMGVFVSCSAGNSGPAKASLANVAPWIMTVGAGTLDRDFPAYVVLGNGKRVTGVSLYSGKGMGDKPIELVYFNDKGTGSSSNLCMPGSLQPDAVRGKVVFCDRGVNPRVEKGQVVKEAGGIGMILGNTAESGEELVADSHMLPAVAVGRKIGDEIREYLKTEKNPKALLSFGGTVLGVKPSPVVAAFSSRGPNMVTPQILKPDVIGPGVNILAGWSEGIGPTGLEMDTRKTQFNIMSGTSMSCPHISGLAALIKAAHPGWSPSAIKSALMTTAYIVDNTKSPLRDAAGGQFSTPFAHGAGHVEPHKAISPGLVYDISTEEYIAFVCSLGYDIKQVQAVVNRANVTCARKLGDPGRLNYPSFSVLFGKSRVVRYTRQLTNVGLAGSAYDVVAEAPEGVQVTVKPKRLVFKKEGDKMRYTVTFVSRKSNSDDLFGSITWKNAENQVRSPVAFGWARVV from the exons ATGGCGTCTCTGCTGTGGCTATGCTTCTTAGTAGCTATTCTTCACCCATCATGTTTCACCATTACAACCGCCAAACAAACCTACATAGTTCAAATGAACAATCATCAAAAACCCACATCCTATGTCACTCACCACGATTGGTACGCCGATAGTCTGCAATCTCTCGCTTCCACTAACCCCGATGCCATTCTATATTCCTACACTAACGCCTACCACGGTTTCTCCGCCTCCTTAGATCCAGACCAGGTGGAGGCCCTCCGACAATCGGAGTCTGTACTTGGGGTTTATGAGGACACAGTTTACCAACTCCACACCACTCGAACTCCTGAGTTCTTAGGGATCGAAAATGAATTGGGGTTGTGGTCTGGCCATACGCCGCAGCAACTCAATGCAGCGAGCCACGATGTCATCATCGGCGTACTTGATACAGGAGTTTGGCCGGAGTCGAAGAGCTTTGACGATGCCGCTATGCCCGCTGTGCCTGCTCGATGGAAGGGTgagtgtgaagaaggagaagatttcAAACCAACCGTCTGCAATAAGAAACTGATTGGTGCCCGGAAGTTTTCTAAAGGTTTCCGGTTGGCAGCCGGTGCTATCTCGAAGGAGAAGGAGTCGCCACGAGACCAAGACGGACACGGGACACACACTTCTACGACAGCGGCGGGGGCTCAAGTGGGAAACGCCAGTTTGTTCGGGTTCGCTAGTGGGACGGCGCGTGGCATGTCTGTCCACGCGCGAGTCGCGACGTACAAAGTTTGTTGGAAAACCGGTTGTTTTGGTTCAGATATCCTCGCCGGTATGGATCGGGCAATTTCCGATGGTGTTGATGTGTTGTCCATGTCCCTCGGCGGAGGTTCTGCGCCTTATTTTCGCGATACAATTGCTATCGGAGCATTCAAAGCCATGGAAATGGGTGTTTTCGTGTCGTGTTCAGCCGGAAACAGCGGACCCGCTAAGGCGTCACTTGCCAACGTCGCTCCATGGATAATGACCGTCGGTGCCGGAACTCTCGACCGAGATTTCCCGGCTTACGTCGTATTAGGAAACGGCAAACGCGTCACCGGCGTTTCTCTTTACAGTGGGAAAGGCATGGGCGATAAACCGATTGAATTGGTTTACTTCAACGACAAAGGAACCGGAAGTTCGAGTAATTTATGTATGCCCGGTTCACTTCAACCGGATGCCGTACGTGGTAAAGTAGTTTTTTGCGACAGGGGTGTCAATCCACGTGTTGAGAAAGGTCAGGTGGTGAAAGAAGCCGGTGGTATCGGAATGATACTAGGAAACACGGCGGAGAGTGGGGAAGAATTGGTTGCCGACAGCCACATGTTACCGGCGGTTGCCGTGGGTAGAAAAATCGGAGACGAAATCCGTGAATACTTGAAAACAGAGAAGAATCCCAAAGCGTTGCTTAGCTTCGGAGGAACGGTTTTGGGTGTTAAACCGTCGCCGGTGGTGGCAGCATTCAGTTCCAGAGGTCCGAACATGGTGACTCCGCAGATATTGAAGCCGGACGTTATTGGACCCGGAGTCAACATCTTGGCTGGGTGGTCAGAGGGAATCGGGCCCACCGGGTTGGAAATGGATACCCGGAAAACCCAGTTCAACATCATGTCAG GTACATCCATGTCGTGCCCACATATCAGTGGCTTAGCAGCACTCATAAAAGCAGCACATCCGGGGTGGAGCCCTAGTGCGATCAAATCAGCGCTCATGACCACCGCCTACATCGTCGACAACACCAAATCACCGCTGCGTGACGCCGCCGGAGGTCAATTCTCCACCCCATTCGCCCATGGAGCAGGTCACGTCGAACCACACAAAGCAATTTCTCCCGGACTTGTGTACGACATCTCAACGGAAGAATACATCGCCTTCGTTTGTTCATTAGGTTACGACATTAAACAGGTTCAAGCTGTCGTCAATCGCGCTAATGTCACCTGCGCCAGAAAATTAGGCGACCCAGGACGATTAAACTACCCTTCTTTCTCTGTTCTTTTTGGGAAATCAAGAGTCGTGAGATACACCCGGCAGCTAACAAACGTTGGCCTTGCCGGATCTGCTTATGATGTAGTTGCAGAAGCGCCGGAGGGAGTTCAGGTCACCGTGAAACCAAAAAGGCTTGTTTTCAAGAAAGAAGGAGATAAGATGAGGTACACGGTTACATTTGTCTCCCGGAAAAGCAACTCCGATGACCTTTTTGGGTCGATAACTTGGAAGAACGCCGAGAATCAAGTTAGAAGCCCGGTTGCTTTTGGTTGGGCCCGAGTTGTATAA